TTCGATAGCCCGTGGGATTTCTCCATGCAAGACACCAGTGAAGAGGTGCGGCTCATTGTCCACATGTGGATAGGTCTGTTCTACAGCCGGTCAACAGCCAGGTTCTTTCATGACTCGTACCCATGTTCAGAAGAGAGTGATTCTTTGGAAATGCCCAGTGCAATGGTACCAGCCCCAGCTCAGTCTGATCTCAAGGCCAATTCATTTGCTCCTTTCCCGAGTACAACAGACACTGCAGACCCTTCGATTTCAAAAGCTTTGGACCTCAGCAAAAAAGACAACTCTGTGTTGGACCAAGGATCTGTGGTTTTGGACTTGTCACTGAGAAACTCCAATGCAGAGATAGTCACTTCAGATCCACAAGTCAACAGAAAAGAGACTTCTGTGTCCAGCGATGGGAAAGAAGCTAGTGAAACATTGAACACACTCAAGTCATCCGTGGAGCTACAGGAAGCAATTCAGGTTTGTTTCTAATGTTACTGTTACATTGAAGGCAAACTATTATGCATttaatgtttttgtcatgattttttttagatggtGTTTAGAATATAGAACAATTAAAGAATCAAATTTGTGTGCTTGTCATGTAGTAATAGACATACAATCATCTATTGAAGTTAATAGGGTAAGTTGGAAGGGACAATCTACTGTTTTCTGGCAGAGTGCTGTGGCATCTGACTGGGAGTCACAAGCTCTCTGCAAATCCTCTCAGACCTTTTGGCCACAGCTCCAAACAGTTGTCACTGCAATGGAGATTGTCTCCAGCCTCCCTTGGGATGCTGAAAAATCTGAGGCTCTGACGTACATTCAGAGTTCAATTCACTACCCTATTTAGGTTTATTCTGTCAATCTACCAGTTTCTACCATCATTTTATGTAAAGACTCTGAAATGCtatttggcacatcagcacaaACAAAACTGAGGCTATCCTTTCATTCTCCGGGGGACACTCCAACACATCAGCATACAACCAAGACTTGAGTATCCTCACACCCACAAGGCCAGCACCCTGAATGACTCCAGACAAGGGGAGTCCAGCTTCTATCCAGGAGTACAGAAATGTGTCCAACCACATATAGTTGGTGCCATTCTGCCTTCTGCACAAGCCTCAGCTCCTTCTCCACCAAAGGTGACATTCCACATACTGATTGATAGTTTCAGTAGCTAGTGTTCAACTGGACAAGGCCTGCACCTTTGCTTGCTGCCCACCTAACCATGTACCAGACCCTTCATTCCTTTCCTAGTGGATGGTTACCACAAAACAGAAAAGGCCCTGCCTTCTTTTTGTGGGCTCAGATTGGCTAAGACGCATGGGGCTAGGCCCAGCTACTAGGCAACCCTGTGTAGACTTCCCTCCAAGGCTTGGTATCAAGAAGGAGGCCCATTTTCCATATTCCAGATAAGGTGGCTATGTCCGGTTTTGGCCTTCTCATCAGGGTGTTCAAATCATTCATTTTCTGGTCTCTAGACATGGACCAATTTGCAATGGGAGACGCTACCAAGAACTATTGTCCCTGACAACAATGCTCCCATGCAAACTCCACAATCATTGACGCGTACTTCTGGTACAGTAGAAATAGATTATCTGCAGTTGACGTAGCTTCAGAGATGGCCCATCACATCAGCTCGTTTTATCCCTTTTTAGCCTTCCCTTATGGGCAGTCTAATGGAAGTCCATCCCATCTTCCTGAAGATGCCTCATATGCTCCTAATGGTTTGCACTGTATAAACCATATACTAGAAGAAGTATTGATGTTTGTGTACTTATTTCCAAGAACCCTGTGCAGTGCCTATCATGTCTGTCTTGTGCTGCACTCTGGTAATGCACACATTCCCCAGATGGACTGCACATACCATGCTgctgatgtactgtataaaGGCTACAGAGATTTAACCAACTGAACAGGAATGCCTTCATACATCCCATTTATTGTGTTAGGGCTCTGTTCCGATTGATGGGCATAAAGTTGGCAAGTGGACAGAAAAGCAGGCAAATTTAATGCCAAAATTGGTACTTTGTTTATGACTGATGCATCCCCATGTCAGGCAGCAACTATCTTCTTAAAGAAATACTTCACCtttaaaatgaccatttgtgtATCAATTACTCACAGTGTGTTACCTtaaattcttgaagaaaacttgcctccacggtgaacaaaGAATCCAGACTTGGCCGACAATGGAGTACACACAACTCGTGCAATacaatccaagtctcatttatccagtggTATGCGCAGTATTTCCCAAACATTTTAGCCAAAATCGTACTACAGAAGCACATTTTTAATTACTATGCAGAATGGTGGAGATCAGTTACagcaaaggatttcattggtcaaccTTGAAAAATCACTCAGAGAGAAACAGCAGTCATGGTTTTCACTGAATGAAAGAcatttgtaataaatatatgtaattcttattcttattctgttttctttttctttttccagtgtCAGAAAGAGACGGTACAGTCAACAGAGATTATTAACGAGGTGAATGATGTCCGAAGCGCCTCTGAAAATAAGAAGAGTTGTACCCCTTCGCAAAAAACTGGGAGCTTGGAGCACACGAAAGGACCATCTTGTAAAGGTGATGGAACATTCATTCTTGTACAAGAAGCGATGGAAAGTGTATCCGTTCAGCCAGAAAATGATCAGACTGCTTCAGGAATTGGCTACTTGTTACATGGATGCAGCAATGAGAAGAGGGATATGAAAGATGGCATTGAAAATTCTGAAGCTACAGAGATGAGTTTATTGCAAAAACATGGAAGGGATTCATCCAAATCTGTGACAGACAAAGAGGTAGTCTCCAACAAAGCAGCAAGTGATGTGGTTCATACAGTTGAGCATGATGAAAATGAATCCAAACATAGGGAAAGCTggaaagtgaaagaaaagacATACCAAGAAGGCAATGTAGAACCTTCTCCAAAATTGATTCATACAAATGATGATTCAACAAACAAAGAATCAGGTATATTCTACAATGGAAATCTTTTGGAAAATGATAAGCAGTTATCTAGAGAGGAGCCTAAAGCAATCTCACCAGGCAAGGCTGACAATGTAAATGAAGATGTGGATGATTGTACAGTACACAAAGGTAAAGTGATGAAACATGAAGATCACTTTGAAAGAGAAGATGGACTTGAGGAGAAAGACCGTTGTGTTTCACCTGTGCAAGCCGACAGTGATTTGAGTGATCAGCCAGATAGGGAAAACTggaaagtgaaagaaaagacATACCAAGAAGGCAATGTAGAACCTTCTCCAAAATTGATTCATACAAATGATGATTCAACAAACAAAGAATCAGGTATATTCTACAATGGAAATCTTTTGGAAAATGATAAGCAGTTATCTAGAGAGGAGCCTAAAGCAATCTCACCAGGCAAGGCTGACAATGTAAATGAAGATGTGGATGATTGTACAGTACACAAAGGTAAAGTGATGAAACATGAAGATCACTTTGAAAGAGAAGATGGACTTGAGGAGAAAGACCGTTGTGTTTCACCTGTGCAAGCCGACAGTGATTTGAGTGATCAGCCAGATAGGGAAAACTggaaagtgaaagaaaagacATACCAAGAAGGCAATGTAGAACCTTCTCCAAAATTGATTCATACAAATGATGATTCAACAAACAAAGAATCAGGTATATTCTACAATGGAAATCTTTTGGAAAATGATAAGCAGTTATCTAGAGAGGAGCCTAAAGCAATCTCACCAGGCAAGGCTGACAATGTAAATGAAGATGTGGATGATTGTACAGTACACAAAGGTAAAGTGATGAAACGTGAAGATCACTTTGAAAAAGAAGATGGACTTGAGGAGAAAGACCGTTGCGTTTCCCCTGTGCAAGCTGACAGTGATTTGAGTGATCAGCCAGATAGGGAAAACtggaaagtgaaagaaaaaacatgcCAAGAAGGCAAAGTAGAACCTTCTCCAAAATTGATTCATACAAATGAAGATTCAACAAACAAAGAATCAGGTATATTCTACAATGGAAATCTTTTGGAAAATGATAAGCAGTTATCTGGAGAGGAGCCTAAAGCAATCTCACCAGGCAAAGCTGACAACGTAAATGAAGATGTGGATGATTGTACAGTACACAAAGGTAAAGTGATGAAACATGAAGATCACTTTGAAAAAGAAGATGGACTTGAGGAGAAAGACTGTTGTGTTTCACCTGTGCAAGCCGACAGTGATTTGAGTGATCAGCCAGATAGGGGAAACTGGAAAGTGAAACATGAAGATCACTTTGAAAAAGAAGATGGACTTGAGGAGAAAGACCATTGCGTTTCCCCTGTGCAAGCTGACAGTGATTTGAGTGATCAGCCAGATAGGGAAAACtggaaagtgaaagaaaaaacatgcCAAGAAGGCAAAGTAGGACCTTCTCCAAAATTGATTCATACAAATGAAGATTCAACAAACAAAGAATCAGGTATATTCTACAATGGAAATCTTTTGGAAAATGATAAGCAGTTATCTGGAGAGGAGCCTAAAGCAATCTCACCAGGCAAAGCTGACAACGTAAATGAAGATGTGGATGATTGTACAGTACACAAAGGTAAAGTGATGAAACATGAAGATCACTTTGAAAAAGAAGATGGACTTGAGGAGAAAGACTGTTGTGTTTCACCTGTGCAAGCCGACAGTGATTTGAGTGATCAGCCAGATAGGGGAAACTGGAAAGTGAAACATGAAGATCACTTTGAAAAAGAAGATGGACTTGAGGAGAAAGACCGCTGTGTTTCACCTGTGCAAGCTGACAGTGATTTAAGTGATCAGCCAGTACCTATGATGTGTGATGGCCCAGACTCATTAAAAAAGGACTCCATCACAGAGAGTAATCCAGAACCACCATTGGATGAGCAACCACCTCAAGCTGACAACGAAGACGATGCCTGCcatgatttgcagttgaaaaagcTGTGTGCAAATGGCAGTGGGTTGACAGATGAACCTGCCATTTTAGAAAAATGTCCTCCCGCTCCATCAGAAATGGAGCATATTTCTGCTGAAACTGCAGTTGGgaaaagttcagaaaattataTTTGTTTGGCAGCAAAGACAGAATTACCCATGTCTGATGAGAACAACTGTTCATTAGATGGGTCTATTCCCCAGACAAATGGCAGTGTTGAAACAGGAAGCCCAAACAAAGTAATGGCAAACTTCAATCAAACAAGTGATTATCATGAAAATCTGGATACCAAAGCAATTGAGGGAGAGCAAAATGTTGATAACACAACTGAAAAAGAACCATTTCATCATCAGTCTCATTCACCTCAGTGTGAAGCTGAAGTGGCACTGACTAAAGAAACATATCTCAAACAGATCGACAAAACAAATGAGGGATTGGAAAAGATCCATAATGTGGTTGTAATTCCATTTATTGGAATAGACACCTCAGGAGAGGATACAATACAACCACATGTCTCACACTCACAAGGCAAGATTGAAGAAGTTGTTCAATGCCAGGAAAAAATACCATTCATCAGTGAAACTACCTACCCTGAAACTGTCCAACCCACAGAGGTATGCAGTACATCTCAAATGTACAATCAAAAGGCAGAACTGTCTGCTGGCAAAATATCACTTTCACATATTGATGCAAGTGAAACCAACCAGCCAGTGGCTTCGGAAAGTGAGTCTGATGACCGGTGTTCTACCCCAACTATGGATGAGAAACCATATGAGTACTTAACTTGCTCTGGCCCAAGTAGTACTAGTGCTTCTGCTTTTAGTGGTCATGAAACCTCCAAAAACTTGACTCAGAAATCACCTAGCAGAGGCTCAACATCCATGAAGGAGGAGATGCCTCACAAGTCTACTGTTAACAAGGATGCCAACCTTCATCATCTTCACCCTGATCTTGAACTAAGAACTCTAAGAGTTCTACAAAGTATAGACAAGTTCCTCTCCAAATCAAGCCACACTGACACTTCCAGCCAGATGAAAACAGCTGGTATGAAACACTCTCTTGATCAAACCCCTTACCCCAGAAGCAAGTACATCCCCACTTGCTTAGCCTCAAGCCATACCTCATCTGACTCTAAGGACAAGAAAATTCGCAATACAACACCAGCAGTGGTGTCGGCCTCTACCTCACAAGAACTGCACACAGAATCAACAGGTCACTTTCTTATATCACCTTTCAAAAGTAAATTAGAGGAAGTACTCGGTGTAAAGTTGCAGCTACAAAAAACTGACTCAGTTCATCAACACTATTTTGAAAGAACAGATAAATTACAGGAAACCTCCGTAGGGCGAGATTGTCATTCTTACAGATCTGTTCCCTCTACTGAGAGTTTGCGAGCCATTAAGCCAAATATTGACCAAGATAAACTCAAAACAACATCACAGACCAATTTAAGTCATGAGCCACATTCatacagtcagcgtcctgtcaTGGCAGTGAAACCATCTAAGAGTGATGAAAATCAAGCAGATTACATGTCTAAAGACAGACAAATTGAAAACACTGTAATGTCACATAAAATCCCCCTAATCACATGCACCATACCCACTACCATGCTCTtggagaaaaagacagaaagtcTCAAGAGAACTTCTGAAGGACTAAATGATGATAAGCAAGATGCCAGTGAGCTTCCTTCAAAGAGCAATTGGTTTTCAAATGTTAGTGCCAGTAAGCCTAACTCTGATCAAGCTAAATTTGTATGTCTAGATCCCTTATATCAGCACAAAGGAAGGGACTTTTCAAAATTCAACAAGATTCCTTCATCATCTCTCCCCTTGCAGTCTTTTGAATACGCAAAAAGTTCCTCTAAACGTGTTGATGGAAACCAAGGTGTCATGACTTTTCATGAGCAAGTCGGGCAAACAACTAAGGAGTGCATTGCGATGGATCAGAAAGACTGCTCAGACGCATCAACCTCACATGCTGATTTCAAAGATGGTGGCATAATCGATGAAAGTCTTTACTTGGGACCTCAAAGCTCACTCATGTGTACGGTCTATAATACGAGCCAGAAGAGATCTTATTCTTTTCTGGAGCAGGTTTCTCAGAGGTGCCTACAAGATGACCCCACTGAGGCGTCAATGGAGAAGGAGAGCCTTATCTTCTCGGAACAAATGAAACAGCTTTTGAAAAGGACTAAGAGGGAACACAACCGCCAACAGGACACACATGACAAACAGAATTTGTCTTGTGCCAGTCCTGTGACTGTGCACTTTTGCAGTCTAGAGGAGCAGGAGGATTCAGTGGATCACTTGAATGCACATTTGGATGCACCGTCTCTTTTTGGACAAAAAATCAAGGTAGACATGTCTGACAGGAAATACCTGACAGACACCACAGAGGAAGATAAGACTTTGCATCCTCAAAAAATATCTCAAGGAACAGGGAACCCAATGGAACATGCTGGAGTTTCCGGTGTGACTTCAGAGTGTACCAGGGTGTATGAGGCAATGATGAATGATGTTTGTGCTGTCAAAACGGTCCCATCTAGACCTAAGCACTTCAGAATGGATGGAGTTTATCCAAAGACTGAACCAAGTTACCATTTTGACTTCTGTGATGAAAtgaagaaagagatggagagttTCCGCAGTAGTCTGAATTCAGTCGTGAAGAAATCCTGTAAAACAAAGTACAGATTCTACATATTAGTCACGTCAGATGATGCCTTCTTCGAGGAAACCAAGGTAAGAGCTCTCAACACACATCCAATGCAGTATTTCTATTGACTTTATATTAACAATTTTTTTCAAAGCAAAACTCTTTTTAGCTTTCATTCCTGAACTAACTTATGCCACCCAAATCTTATTTTTTGACAATGTAACACTCATCCCC
The nucleotide sequence above comes from Sebastes fasciatus isolate fSebFas1 chromosome 4, fSebFas1.pri, whole genome shotgun sequence. Encoded proteins:
- the tasor2 gene encoding uncharacterized protein tasor2 isoform X2, translated to MESVDGGASSKGVLVPVSETSDVFQNNILAPLKSAYLYEESKQSFRYKSAVLVNNKAQEEKYCAFRAKRREEGYSEEDLKESYGFLLFDDVNKANALGESGVLNGNSTCTTLGDPSNGVYISMYSDCLDLNRWYHGKSGYIAIIRLTKGRVKKVLENYTQNFTAPTVGFDCHVSEQLPSVSAKTSSFLAFERTQYYMYELLNDGSDVTTQSPSAACPFAIVSFSYTDTKATLEAPQEKSEEKKLAGHYLLWRGQLQIGTQFCDVGLRSTAGALIPAELPPVVKIDRAISMLDLRQLLPKAVFETCFSREVFLDGLYCSLCELVSSEAEDTSSLSLLLREIKEKDLALTIQLNDGGFLILLHPSHFLTYDDTGSSATDVLQGMFVFPVSQVIQRDTKSGHRKCAMSSEILQVLPVLSYAEGEVEKAPMDPGEELCEVLTQHMQSYAALINPGLASSPSREVSMFPDQYDVPDAHKHLYSSPEWTNRAWQSFKSYLSKPVSFQLPVSKASEILAAGKEERIEDLDDDVYICLSSPEEAPTNPVNMESEDQLTGQRSPVNVETSVDSCITSTEAQVDSTAVPQNVAPDDLQAGDASKGICKSDRTMLIKTDDMGAKNLLIPSTSDELPAELIVSITSAEQAVTDESLSMINAVSATKHNDFQLSGFPTDKLQMAGVNSLNDETATTKTILDCPEVTNLTKTKQRKLRRGQSKVQKRVSKACIETPNLQIPVEDVNLKSQKEDLAKESSPQLSSPSTVDQRKVGRRKRNFRMPLSKYLNLRSASVGLEEPEEQKTDPGQESLESTVLMDLEAFPLRKKTERWDLKPVISECGRILVPHGSVDIADLKFLKAKLQSRKDERCPEKMLVDTSVNAHGTVEIQQESRTALETAVGETEPTTSKDGGNHLQNVVVSDVNPELSILRSSDDGNGSLTLNRESSEHSSKTDGTATPPSEAVKGKLTDTTSLGKIAAKGEFLLSKLKSVLLRGKRKTDLLGETTADGAQDAEPCLKKGRVDSQTGMLMSNYAITSVQDANVKDVSKMLSVDPLFAYALGLTPKEPPDKVTEGQDTQQRKDSSKTQEQTILDEQPQILHRPPSIFPRRGRIKTLKKHQGISTEYVKKKWWLHFQTPACFASEKLKNKECTRDNSVRKTVKEKITSACSSTDALNLLADLALGASNDQVPPQPDPALGRKPETGLKKCDLTKDVTSAEQESVLHALLRQPAAAARPTQPLESPTPSHLVGGTELVDLVNKEHAYSLPPSSSLLLGLPGTPFQVSPLSGSTRLLHHHHTLYGNGIKTLHPSVGQKDRNDQNCRTPECLKKHMVCRRKFRQTRTFIDQDGSIQVTKQWEENYDFDLDSKFTSDPKDRTIVRALHGPWDFSMQDTSEEVRLIVHMWIGLFYSRSTARFFHDSYPCSEESDSLEMPSAMVPAPAQSDLKANSFAPFPSTTDTADPSISKALDLSKKDNSVLDQGSVVLDLSLRNSNAEIVTSDPQVNRKETSVSSDGKEASETLNTLKSSVELQEAIQCQKETVQSTEIINEVNDVRSASENKKSCTPSQKTGSLEHTKGPSCKGDGTFILVQEAMESVSVQPENDQTASGIGYLLHGCSNEKRDMKDGIENSEATEMSLLQKHGRDSSKSVTDKEVVSNKAASDVVHTVEHDENESKHRESWKVKEKTYQEGNVEPSPKLIHTNDDSTNKESGIFYNGNLLENDKQLSREEPKAISPGKADNVNEDVDDCTVHKGKVMKHEDHFEREDGLEEKDRCVSPVQADSDLSDQPDRENWKVKEKTYQEGNVEPSPKLIHTNDDSTNKESGIFYNGNLLENDKQLSREEPKAISPGKADNVNEDVDDCTVHKGKVMKHEDHFEREDGLEEKDRCVSPVQADSDLSDQPDRENWKVKEKTYQEGNVEPSPKLIHTNDDSTNKESGIFYNGNLLENDKQLSREEPKAISPGKADNVNEDVDDCTVHKGKVMKREDHFEKEDGLEEKDRCVSPVQADSDLSDQPDRENWKVKEKTCQEGKVEPSPKLIHTNEDSTNKESGIFYNGNLLENDKQLSGEEPKAISPGKADNVNEDVDDCTVHKGKVMKHEDHFEKEDGLEEKDCCVSPVQADSDLSDQPDRGNWKVKHEDHFEKEDGLEEKDHCVSPVQADSDLSDQPDRENWKVKEKTCQEGKVGPSPKLIHTNEDSTNKESGIFYNGNLLENDKQLSGEEPKAISPGKADNVNEDVDDCTVHKGKVMKHEDHFEKEDGLEEKDCCVSPVQADSDLSDQPDRGNWKVKHEDHFEKEDGLEEKDRCVSPVQADSDLSDQPVPMMCDGPDSLKKDSITESNPEPPLDEQPPQADNEDDACHDLQLKKLCANGSGLTDEPAILEKCPPAPSEMEHISAETAVGKSSENYICLAAKTELPMSDENNCSLDGSIPQTNGSVETGSPNKVMANFNQTSDYHENLDTKAIEGEQNVDNTTEKEPFHHQSHSPQCEAEVALTKETYLKQIDKTNEGLEKIHNVVVIPFIGIDTSGEDTIQPHVSHSQGKIEEVVQCQEKIPFISETTYPETVQPTEVCSTSQMYNQKAELSAGKISLSHIDASETNQPVASESESDDRCSTPTMDEKPYEYLTCSGPSSTSASAFSGHETSKNLTQKSPSRGSTSMKEEMPHKSTVNKDANLHHLHPDLELRTLRVLQSIDKFLSKSSHTDTSSQMKTAGMKHSLDQTPYPRSKYIPTCLASSHTSSDSKDKKIRNTTPAVVSASTSQELHTESTGHFLISPFKSKLEEVLGVKLQLQKTDSVHQHYFERTDKLQETSVGRDCHSYRSVPSTESLRAIKPNIDQDKLKTTSQTNLSHEPHSYSQRPVMAVKPSKSDENQADYMSKDRQIENTVMSHKIPLITCTIPTTMLLEKKTESLKRTSEGLNDDKQDASELPSKSNWFSNVSASKPNSDQAKFVCLDPLYQHKGRDFSKFNKIPSSSLPLQSFEYAKSSSKRVDGNQGVMTFHEQVGQTTKECIAMDQKDCSDASTSHADFKDGGIIDESLYLGPQSSLMCTVYNTSQKRSYSFLEQVSQRCLQDDPTEASMEKESLIFSEQMKQLLKRTKREHNRQQDTHDKQNLSCASPVTVHFCSLEEQEDSVDHLNAHLDAPSLFGQKIKVDMSDRKYLTDTTEEDKTLHPQKISQGTGNPMEHAGVSGVTSECTRVYEAMMNDVCAVKTVPSRPKHFRMDGVYPKTEPSYHFDFCDEMKKEMESFRSSLNSVVKKSCKTKYRFYILVTSDDAFFEETKAHLEAEGHTAVQPSEFFLGEDSSSSLLIILRNEDIAEHICEVPHLLELKKSPGVHFAGIDEPDDVVNLTHQELFTRGGFIMFDRAALEPLSLCNLKKMSEILQELSRTGKWKWMLHYRDSRRLKENARLSAEAKEKKHFLNWCQETGILEVLPYHECDLMSKDQPDYLSCLARLQVQNISARCPVFITDTTTDSAFGKNGILTTTFESFLTYSPSKTFTA
- the tasor2 gene encoding uncharacterized protein tasor2 isoform X4 encodes the protein MESVDGGASSKGVLVPVSETSDVFQNNILAPLKSAYLYEESKQSFRYKSAVLVNNKAQEEKYCAFRAKRREEGYSEEDLKESYGFLLFDDVNKANALGESGVLNGNSTCTTLGDPSNGVYISMYSDCLDLNRWYHGKSGYIAIIRLTKGRVKKVLENYTQNFTAPTVGFDCHVSEQLPSVSAKTSSFLAFERTQYYMYELLNDGSDVTTQSPSAACPFAIVSFSYTDTKATLEAPQEKSEEKKLAGHYLLWRGQLQIGTQFCDVGLRSTAGALIPAELPPVVKIDRAISMLDLRQLLPKAVFETCFSREVFLDGLYCSLCELVSSEAEDTSSLSLLLREIKEKDLALTIQLNDGGFLILLHPSHFLTYDDTGSSATDVLQGMFVFPVSQVIQRDTKSGHRKCAMSSEILQVLPVLSYAEGEVEKAPMDPGEELCEVLTQHMQSYAALINPGLASSPSREVSMFPDQYDVPDAHKHLYSSPEWTNRAWQSFKSYLSKPVSFQLPVSKASEILAAGKEERIEDLDDDVYICLSSPEEAPTNPVNMESEDQLTGQRSPVNVETSVDSCITSTEAQVDSTAVPQNVAPDDLQAGDASKGICKSDRTMLIKTDDMGAKNLLIPSTSDELPAELIVSITSAEQAVTDESLSMINAVSATKHNDFQLSGFPTDKLQMAGVNSLNDETATTKTILDCPEVTNLTKTKQRKLRRGQSKVQKRVSKACIETPNLQIPVEDVNLKSQKEDLAKESSPQLSSPSTVDQRKVGRRKRNFRMPLSKYLNLRSASVGLEEPEEQKTDPGQESLESTVLMDLEAFPLRKKTERWDLKPVISECGRILVPHGSVDIADLKFLKAKLQSRKDERCPEKMLVDTSVNAHGTVEIQQESRTALETAVGETEPTTSKDGGNHLQNVVVSDVNPELSILRSSDDGNGSLTLNRESSEHSSKTDGTATPPSEAVKGKLTDTTSLGKIAAKGEFLLSKLKSVLLRGKRKTDLLGETTADGAQDAEPCLKKGRVDSQTGMLMSNYAITSVQDANVKDVSKMLSVDPLFAYALGLTPKEPPDKVTEGQDTQQRKDSSKTQEQTILDEQPQILHRPPSIFPRRGRIKTLKKHQGISTEYVKKKCTPFQVSPLSGSTRLLHHHHTLYGNGIKTLHPSVGQKDRNDQNCRTPECLKKHMVCRRKFRQTRTFIDQDGSIQVTKQWEENYDFDLDSKFTSDPKDRTIVRALHGPWDFSMQDTSEEVRLIVHMWIGLFYSRSTARFFHDSYPCSEESDSLEMPSAMVPAPAQSDLKANSFAPFPSTTDTADPSISKALDLSKKDNSVLDQGSVVLDLSLRNSNAEIVTSDPQVNRKETSVSSDGKEASETLNTLKSSVELQEAIQCQKETVQSTEIINEVNDVRSASENKKSCTPSQKTGSLEHTKGPSCKGDGTFILVQEAMESVSVQPENDQTASGIGYLLHGCSNEKRDMKDGIENSEATEMSLLQKHGRDSSKSVTDKEVVSNKAASDVVHTVEHDENESKHRESWKVKEKTYQEGNVEPSPKLIHTNDDSTNKESGIFYNGNLLENDKQLSREEPKAISPGKADNVNEDVDDCTVHKGKVMKHEDHFEREDGLEEKDRCVSPVQADSDLSDQPDRENWKVKEKTYQEGNVEPSPKLIHTNDDSTNKESGIFYNGNLLENDKQLSREEPKAISPGKADNVNEDVDDCTVHKGKVMKHEDHFEREDGLEEKDRCVSPVQADSDLSDQPDRENWKVKEKTYQEGNVEPSPKLIHTNDDSTNKESGIFYNGNLLENDKQLSREEPKAISPGKADNVNEDVDDCTVHKGKVMKREDHFEKEDGLEEKDRCVSPVQADSDLSDQPDRENWKVKEKTCQEGKVEPSPKLIHTNEDSTNKESGIFYNGNLLENDKQLSGEEPKAISPGKADNVNEDVDDCTVHKGKVMKHEDHFEKEDGLEEKDCCVSPVQADSDLSDQPDRGNWKVKHEDHFEKEDGLEEKDHCVSPVQADSDLSDQPDRENWKVKEKTCQEGKVGPSPKLIHTNEDSTNKESGIFYNGNLLENDKQLSGEEPKAISPGKADNVNEDVDDCTVHKGKVMKHEDHFEKEDGLEEKDCCVSPVQADSDLSDQPDRGNWKVKHEDHFEKEDGLEEKDRCVSPVQADSDLSDQPVPMMCDGPDSLKKDSITESNPEPPLDEQPPQADNEDDACHDLQLKKLCANGSGLTDEPAILEKCPPAPSEMEHISAETAVGKSSENYICLAAKTELPMSDENNCSLDGSIPQTNGSVETGSPNKVMANFNQTSDYHENLDTKAIEGEQNVDNTTEKEPFHHQSHSPQCEAEVALTKETYLKQIDKTNEGLEKIHNVVVIPFIGIDTSGEDTIQPHVSHSQGKIEEVVQCQEKIPFISETTYPETVQPTEVCSTSQMYNQKAELSAGKISLSHIDASETNQPVASESESDDRCSTPTMDEKPYEYLTCSGPSSTSASAFSGHETSKNLTQKSPSRGSTSMKEEMPHKSTVNKDANLHHLHPDLELRTLRVLQSIDKFLSKSSHTDTSSQMKTAGMKHSLDQTPYPRSKYIPTCLASSHTSSDSKDKKIRNTTPAVVSASTSQELHTESTGHFLISPFKSKLEEVLGVKLQLQKTDSVHQHYFERTDKLQETSVGRDCHSYRSVPSTESLRAIKPNIDQDKLKTTSQTNLSHEPHSYSQRPVMAVKPSKSDENQADYMSKDRQIENTVMSHKIPLITCTIPTTMLLEKKTESLKRTSEGLNDDKQDASELPSKSNWFSNVSASKPNSDQAKFVCLDPLYQHKGRDFSKFNKIPSSSLPLQSFEYAKSSSKRVDGNQGVMTFHEQVGQTTKECIAMDQKDCSDASTSHADFKDGGIIDESLYLGPQSSLMCTVYNTSQKRSYSFLEQVSQRCLQDDPTEASMEKESLIFSEQMKQLLKRTKREHNRQQDTHDKQNLSCASPVTVHFCSLEEQEDSVDHLNAHLDAPSLFGQKIKVDMSDRKYLTDTTEEDKTLHPQKISQGTGNPMEHAGVSGVTSECTRVYEAMMNDVCAVKTVPSRPKHFRMDGVYPKTEPSYHFDFCDEMKKEMESFRSSLNSVVKKSCKTKYRFYILVTSDDAFFEETKAHLEAEGHTAVQPSEFFLGEDSSSSLLIILRNEDIAEHICEVPHLLELKKSPGVHFAGIDEPDDVVNLTHQELFTRGGFIMFDRAALEPLSLCNLKKMSEILQELSRTGKWKWMLHYRDSRRLKENARLSAEAKEKKHFLNWCQETGILEVLPYHECDLMSKDQPDYLSCLARLQVQNISARCPVFITDTTTDSAFGKNGILTTTFESFLTYSPSKTFTA